The Tenrec ecaudatus isolate mTenEca1 chromosome 7, mTenEca1.hap1, whole genome shotgun sequence genome window below encodes:
- the ZBTB22 gene encoding zinc finger and BTB domain-containing protein 22, translated as MEPSSLSPSGAALPLPLPMAQPPLPAAAVVHVSFPEVTSALLESLNQQRLQGQLCDVSIRVQGREFRAHRAVLAASSPYFHDQVLLKGMTSISLPSVMDPGAFETVLASAYTGRLSMAAADIVNFLTVGSVLQMWHIVDKCTELLREGRASATITTSAATSVTVPGAGGPAGSGGTVAPATVGSVRSHASSQASENQSPSSSNYFSPRESTDFSSSSQEAFAASAVGSGERRGGGPVFPAPVVGSGGATSGKLLLEADELCDDGGDGRGAVVPGTGLRRPNYTPSSIMPQKHWVYVKQSGNCPAPAPLAPQDPDLEEDEEEDLVLTCEDDEDEELGGGSGISAGGGPEATLSISDVRTLTEPPSKGEEQVNFCESSNDFGPYEGGGSGAGLDDSGGPTPSSYAPSHPPRPLLPLDMQGNQILVFPSSSSSSSSSSSQAPGQSPGNQAEHGAVTLGGASAGGLGVPGSTGGASGGTGGGDGNKIFLCHCGKAFSHKSMRDRHVNMHLNLRPFDCPVCNKKFKMKHHLTEHMKTHTGLKPYECSVCAKKFMWRDSFMRHRGHCERWHRLGGGGPGGGAGPGPPTGPAVQPKRESHRVGGGSGDETSGATPPPSPRVWSPTSVHKVEMGFSGGGGAN; from the coding sequence ATGGAGCCCTCGTCTCTGTCTCCCAGTGGGGCAGCACTTCCCCTGCCCCTACCGATGGCCCAGCCCCCACTGCCAGCGGCTGCAGTGGTACACGTGTCCTTTCCTGAGGTCACCAGTGCCCTCTTGGAATCCCTCAACCAGCAGCGGCTACAGGGCCAGCTCTGCGATGTGTCCATTCGAGTGCAGGGCCGCGAGTTCCGGGCTCACCGTGCTGTTCTGGCTGCCTCTTCCCCTTACTTCCACGACCAGGTCCTACTCAAGGGCATGACGTCCATCTCACTGCCCAGCGTCATGGATCCTGGGGCCTTCGAGACTGTCCTGGCCTCCGCTTACACTGGCCGCCTCAGCATGGCCGCTGCTGACATTGTCAACTTCCTCACCGTGGGCTCCGTGCTCCAAATGTGGCACATCGTGGACAAATGCACTGAGCTCCTCCGTGAAGGCCGGGCCTcggccaccatcaccacctctgcGGCCACCTCAGTTACTGTCCCTGGTGCTGGGGGCCCAGCAGGGAGTGGGGGCACCGTGGCCCCTGCCACCGTGGGCTCTGTACGTTCCCATGCGTCTAGTCAGGCCAGTGAGAACCAGTCCCCTAGCAGCAGCAACTACTTCAGCCCCCGGGAATCCACGGatttctcatcttcctcccaagaggCATTTGCTGCTTCTGCGGTGGGCAGTGGGGAGCGGCGAGGAGGTGGCCCTGTGTTCCCAGCCCCTGTGGTTGGCAGTGGTGGGGCCACCTCTGGGAAATTGTTGCTGGAGGCAGATGAACTATGCGACGATGGTGGGGATGGCAGAGGGGCGGTGGTCCCTGGGACTGGACTCCGTCGACCCAACTACACACCCTCTAGCATCATGCCACAGAAACACTGGGTGTACGTAAAACAGAGTGGGAATTGCCCTGCGCCTGCACCCCTGGCTCCCCAAGATCCGGATCtagaggaggatgaggaggaagacctggtgttGACCTGTGAGGATGATGAAGACGAAGAGCTGGGGGGTGGCTCAGGGATCTCGGCGGGGGGAGGGCCTGAAGCTACCCTAAGCATAAGTGATGTGCGGACCCTGACAGAGCCTCCAAGTAAGGGGGAGGAACAAGTCAACTTCTGTGAGTCCTCCAATGACTTTGGCCCCTATGAGGGTGGGGGTTCTGGGGCAGGACTGGATGACTCGGGGGGGCCTACCCCCTCCTCCtatgccccctcccaccctccaagGCCCTTGCTTCCCCTGGATATGCAGGGCAACCAAATCCTGGTCTTTCCATCctcatcctcctcctcttcctcctcctcctctcaggCTCCCGGCCAGTCACCAGGGAACCAGGCAGAGCATGGGGCAGTGACCCTGGGGGGCGCATCAGCGGGGGGCTTGGGTGTGCCAGGGAGCACTGGCGGGGCCTCTGGGGGTACAGGTGGCGGAGATGGGAATAAGATCTTTCTGTGCCACTGTGGGAAGGCCTTCTCACACAAGAGCATGCGGGACCGCCACGTGAACATGCACCTTAATCTGAGGCCCTTCGACTGCCCCGTGTGCAACAAGAAGTTCAAGATGAAGCACCACCTGACGGAGCACATGAAAACACACACGGGCCTCAAGCCCTACGAGTGCAGCGTCTGCGCCAAGAAGTTCATGTGGCGCGACAGCTTCATGCGCCATCGGGGTCACTGTGAGAGGTGGCATCGCCTGGGCGGTGGTGGgccagggggcggggcggggcctgggccACCCACGGGGCCAGCTGTGCAGCCCAAGCGAGAGTCCCACCGGGTGGGCGGGGGGAGTGGTGACGAGACGAGTGGGGCCACGCCTCCCCCCAGCCCAAGGGTCTGGTCCCCTACTAGTGTTCACAAGGTGGAGATGGGCTTCAGTGGAGGCGGAGGGGCAAACTGA